One Microvirga thermotolerans DNA window includes the following coding sequences:
- a CDS encoding ABC transporter permease, which translates to MKSAPRLRLNAALVIGGILTALLIGTALLSLVWTPESPTRVRVAMRLKGPLEAGLLGTDHFGRDVASLLMAGAWNSLAIAWPAVLLGAAIGTAVGSAAAAWRGVADEIAMRVSDVVFAFPAVLSAIMIGALVGSGPLAAILAIAVFNVPVFARVTRGVALQVWTLDYIAAARALGKPPLRITLEDVLPNIAGALIVQVTIQLALAILTEAGLSYLGLGVRPPNPSWGRMLSDAQTYLSQAPHLAIAPGLAIALSVLGLNLLGDGLRDALDPTLRGRGATA; encoded by the coding sequence ATGAAGTCCGCTCCGCGCCTGCGTCTGAACGCCGCCCTCGTGATCGGCGGAATCCTGACGGCGCTTCTCATCGGCACCGCCCTCCTCTCCCTCGTCTGGACGCCGGAGTCGCCGACGCGCGTGCGCGTCGCCATGCGGCTCAAGGGGCCGCTGGAGGCCGGGCTCCTCGGCACCGACCATTTCGGCCGCGACGTCGCCTCGCTGCTGATGGCGGGGGCGTGGAACTCCCTCGCCATCGCATGGCCGGCGGTGCTGCTCGGCGCCGCCATCGGCACCGCCGTAGGCAGCGCCGCGGCCGCCTGGCGCGGCGTGGCGGACGAAATCGCCATGCGCGTCTCGGACGTGGTCTTCGCCTTTCCCGCCGTTCTCTCCGCAATCATGATCGGCGCGCTCGTCGGCTCGGGGCCGCTGGCGGCGATCCTCGCCATCGCCGTGTTCAACGTTCCCGTCTTCGCTCGCGTCACGCGCGGCGTCGCGCTACAAGTCTGGACCCTCGACTACATCGCGGCGGCCCGCGCCCTCGGCAAGCCGCCCCTGCGCATCACCCTGGAGGACGTGCTTCCCAACATCGCCGGCGCGCTCATCGTCCAGGTGACGATCCAGCTCGCGCTGGCCATCCTCACGGAAGCGGGACTGAGCTATCTCGGTCTCGGCGTGCGGCCGCCGAACCCGAGCTGGGGCCGGATGCTGAGCGATGCGCAGACCTACCTGTCCCAGGCTCCTCACCTCGCCATCGCCCCCGGGCTCGCCATCGCCCTCTCCGTGCTCGGCCTCAACCTGCTGGGCGACGGCCTGCGGGACGCGCTGGATCCCACGCTGCGGGGGCGCGGCGCGACCGCCTGA